In Acipenser ruthenus chromosome 16, fAciRut3.2 maternal haplotype, whole genome shotgun sequence, the following proteins share a genomic window:
- the LOC131697819 gene encoding solute carrier family 25 member 53-like: MQAGKPDSQEAGTLPGGLRLWTKSYVNGAASTLLTTLVTFPIYKTIFRQQLHAVMVREALRQLHKEGLSKFYRGILPPLLAKTVQGTVLFGTYDTVLHWMSPQATLNGPQSLYHCSLVGMLSGFIEALVLTPCERVQNVLQDSRKDARLPTIRSILQEFNSYGVGKRLKLGYYRGLVPIIFRNGLGSALYFSFKDPIRDALSEKGLPSGLSSFVSGSVNGMGVSLLLYPLSVLITNMQVQVGGEVRSTGHSFRTLWESRQGRVSLLYRGGSLVIFRSCITWGLTTAIYESLKGRSGGRN; the protein is encoded by the coding sequence ATGCAGGCAGGTAAACCAGACAGCCAGGAGGCGGGTACCCTCCCAGGGGGGTTGAGGTTGTGGACCAAGAGTTATGTCAATGGGGCGGCATCCACTTTGCTGACGACTTTGGTGACCTTCCCCATTTACAAGACCATCTTCAGGCAGCAGCTTCACGCAGTGATGGTACGGGAGGCTTTACGGCAGCTCCACAAAGAGGGGCTCTCCAAATTCTACAGGGGCATCCTGCCTCCTCTTCTGGCTAAGACAGTGCAGGGGACTGTGCTGTTCGGCACTTATGACACAGTACTGCACTGGATGTCTCCCCAGGCCACTCTGAACGGACCCCAGTCCCTTTATCATTGCTCCCTTGTAGGGATGCTATCTGGATTTATCGAAGctctggtcctgactccctgtgAGAGAGTCCAGAATGTGTTGCAGGACAGCCGCAAGGACGCCAGGCTGCCCACCATCCGCAGCATCCTACAGGAATTCAACTCGTACGGAGTGGGGAAGAGACTGAAGCTGGGGTATTACAGGGGCCTCGTCCCCATTATTTTCCGAAATGGCCTGGGCAGTGCCCTCTACTTCAGCTTCAAGGACCCCATTCGTGATGCCCTGTCAGAGAAGGGGCTGCCCAGCGGGCTCTCCTCCTTTGTTTCAGGGAGTGTCAACGGCATGGGGGTCAGCCTCCTGCTCTACCCCCTGAGCGTGCTCATCACCAACATGCAGGTGCAGGTGGGAGGGGAGGTGCGCAGCACAGGCCACTCCTTCAGGACACTCTGGGAGTCCCGTCAAGGCAGGGTGTCCTTGCTGTACCGTGGGGGCTCCCTGGTTATATTCCGCTCCTGCATCACCTGGGGACTGACTACTGCCATCTACGAATCCCTAAAAGGAAGATCTGGGGGGAGAAACTGA